Within the Myxococcus virescens genome, the region CCAGGATGACGGGAGGCTGCGAGCCTCCGACCAGGGTGAAGGGCGCGGAGGCCCCATCCCCACCGGAGGCAGCGGGGGCCGGCTCCCGCGCATCCACCGGCACGGCGTCCACGGAGGGCGCGGGCTCGAAGAAGCCGGGCACCGTGGCGCCACAGCGCGCCCGCTCGCGTTCCTCCAGCAGGCACGCGGGCACCAGGATGCCCAGCGCGAACAGCCGCGTGGACGCCTCGTACGCCACCGCCTCCGGGAACTGGCACTCCAGCAACATGGCGCGCAGCGTGCGGCGCCCGTCGAAGAGGCGCACCACTTCGCCCACGTCCTCCGGCAACGACGCCAGCATCTCCGCCAGCCGAGCGAAGTCCACCGTCAGCCGCGATGCCAGCGGCAGGCCTCGGGCACGCAGCGCGTCGAAGCGCTCCAGGCCCTGGAGCACCGTCTCGCACAGGTACGGGCGGTCCATGGTGAACGAGCCCTTGTGCAGCTCGGGCCCCAGCATCACCGAGTACTCCCCCGCGCCAAAGCAGAGCATCCGCCGGAAGGCCAGACTGCCGCGCTCGCCATTGAAGACGGCGTCCACCACCAGGCCGTGCCGGAAGGCGAACCAGCCCTGGCCCTCCGCCATCACCACGCGGCCAGAGCGGACGCCCGCCAGCAGCGCTCGCGCCACGTCCGTCAGCGGCAGCCGCTGCGTGTCCGACTCGAAGGCCGCGTCACCGCTGCACCGGCCCACCTTGAGCCGGGCCAGCGCCACCACGTCGCGCGCGTCCACGGGATGGGCCAGATAGTCGTCCGCGCCCACGCCGCCCGCCAGGTCCCGGTGGAACTCCTCTTCACGCCGAGCCAGCAGCAGCACCGGCAGGTGCGCCGTGCGCGCGTCCGCGCGAACCTGGCCACACAGGCTGAAGCCGTCTCCGTCCAGGAGCTCTACCTCGGTGACGACCAACTGCGGCGCCGTGCCGCCTTCCGCCAGCGACGCCAACGCGGCCTGCGCGCCCGCGACCAGGAGGACTTCGAAGCCCGCTTCCGCCAACGCAGCGGCCAGCACGGCCTGCGCGCCCGGCGCCGAATCCACCAGCAACACCCGGGGCCGGACTCGTGACGCATGGCGACGCGCCCCCGCCTCGGCCAGGGCTTCCGGTCCGGCATACGTGGAAGGTTGTGGGAGCGCGGTAGCCATGAATTACTAAATCTTCGCGCCAAGCCGGACAAATACGCAAGGTGCCGACAAGCCCCTGGAATCGTTGGGGTTTCCGCCCGCCGCTCTGCGGGGTAGGGTGCATGCATGATGCGTCCCGGCTGCTTCGGCCCACTCGTGTCCGCGCTGTTGCTCGTTTCCCTGGAGTCCGCCGCCCAGGCGCCAGCCCCTGCTCCCACCGACGAAACGCCGCGCGTCACGACGTCTGACACGGCGCTCCTTCGCGGCACGAGCGAGGATCCACTGGGCGCGGTGCTGGCGCCAGTGACGCTGCCGGACGGAGCCACCGCGCTCTATGGCTTCGTGGGCGCACCGGAGATTGGCGTGGGCTTCCGGCAAGGCATCTCCGGCTTCGAACTGGAGGCACGCGCGCGGCTCCAGTGGTTCCAGCTCTCCGCCGCGCTGGAGCTCGCGGTGCGGCGCAAGGTGCTGGAGCAAGGCATCCTGTCCCTGGCGCCCACGGTGGGCCTGGGCGTGGTGCTCAACTCGGGCGCCACGTACATGGATGACCGGAACTACTCCGGCGTGCTGTTCCGCGTATCACCCGGGCTGGTCGCGGGCTGGCGCGTCGCGGACACGGTGTCCGTGCTGGGGCTGTTGGACGTGCCGGTGGACATCGGCCTGTCCAATGGCCAGTCGCGGCGCATCCAGGCGCTCGGCGGAGGCGGCGTGGAGGTGTACCTGGGCAGCAACCTGTCGGCGCTGGCGGCGGGCCAGCTCGGCGTGGAGTCCTTCCAGGAGCGCTCGGGCGAAAGCCACACGCGCCTGGGCTACAGCGTACGACTGGGCCTGGGCGCCCGGCTCTTCTGACTCACGTCAGTCCAAAGCGCTCCAGCTTCTTGAGCAGTCCCTGGCGCGACAGGCCCAGCGCCTCCGCCGTGTGCGTGCGGTTGCCATTCAGGCGCCGCAGGGCCTCCTCGATTTCGCGCCGCTCCAACGCTTCCACCTTCTGAGCCAGCGTGGTGGTGCCCGGCGCACGAGTGGCGTGCAGCCGCTCGCTGCCGGTGAAGGACAAATCCTCGGGCTGGATTTCACGCCGCTCTCCCGCCAGCACGGTGGCGCGCTGCATCTCATGGCGCAGCTCGCGCAGATTCCCCGGCCACGCGTGGGCCAGCAGGGCCTCCGCCGCGGCGTCCGACAACAGCCGGGCGCGCCCGTCCGGGCATAGGTGGGCGCACTGATTGAGGAAGTGCTTGGCCAGCAGCGGCAGGTCCGCGGGGCGCTCGCGCAGGGGCGGCAGGCGGATTTCAACGCCCTTCACGCGCCAGTAGAGGTCCTCGCGGAAGGCGCCTTCCTGAAGCATGCGCCCCAGGTCCTGGTGAGTGGCGGAGATGAGCCGCACGTCCACCTGGACGGGCCGGTCCGCGCCCACCGGAAGGATGTCACCCGTCTCCAGCGCACGGAGCACCTTCACCTGGAGGGACGGCGACATGTCGCCCAGCTCGTCCAGGAAGAGCGTGCCTCCGTCCGCCTCCGCGAAGAGGCCACGGTGGTCCTTGGTCGCCCCGGTGAAGCTGCCCTTCACGTGGCCGAACAGGGCGCTCTCCAGCAGCGACTCCGGCAGTGCGCCGCAGTTGATGGGGACGAAGGGCCCGTCGTGGCGGCGGCTCTTGAGGTGGACGGTGCGCGCGAGCAGCTCCTTCCCTGTCCCATTCTCGCCAGTGACGAGCACCGGCAGCTCACTGGCCGCCACGCGCTCCGCCAGGGACGTGGCCGCCAGGAAGGACGCGCTCTGCCCCACCAGCGAGACACTGCCCGCCGCGCGCGTGAGCGAGCTGCGCAGCGTCTCCACCTGCCGCTCCAACGTCACCCGCGCGAGCGCCCGCTGCGCCACCACCAGCAGCACGTCCGGGTCCACCGGCTTGGTGAGGAAGTCGTACGCGCCCAGGCGCACCGCTTCCAGCGTGTGCCGCGTGTCCCCTGCCCCGGACACGACGATGACCTTCGTCCCGGGCTTCGCGCTCAGCAACGCCGCGAGCCCCTCCAGCCCCGCGGAGACACTCCCGTCGGGAGGCAGCATCAGGTCGAGCAGCACCAGGGGGAAGTCGCGCGCGTCGAAGGCGGCGCGAGCGGAAGGCCGGTCCGTGGCTTCCACCACCTCGTAGCCCGCCTCGCGCAGCAGCCCGCCATAGACTTTGCGGAACGCGGCGTCGTCATCCACGAGCAGCAACGGGTGCGGTGCGGACATGCGTGTGGCCTCCACCTCAGTCCGGAAGCGGCGCCTGGCGTGGCGTCCCCATCAACTCCAAGGTGCGCAGGGCCACCTGGATGAGCGTCTGGGCACATGGCTCACACCCGCCGCCACAGCACCGCGGCCAGCGGCCTTCCGGGTTGCGCAGCAACGGGCGCACACAGGACTGGTAGTAGCTGGGGAAGCCGAGCTCCTCGCTGGCGCGGACCAGCGCGGCTTCGAACGGAGGTGGCGCGGGGGGGGTGACGTCGGACACGGGGCTGTTCTAACAGCCACCGTGTCCGCTGCCCACCCGCCCGCGCCTGCCGGCTCGGGCTCAGGGTGTCACAATGACCCGCGAACCCACACGACCGTCGTTGGCGGGCACCAGGTCCGGATTGCTGCCCACACTCGCGTGCGCGCCCACGTACCAGACGTCCCCGCTGCTCACGGTGGCCAGCGACAACACCGACAGCGTCCGGCACTGGCTCCGGCCGAGCGTCACGCTCGCCTGCCCGACACGAACGTCTCCCGAAGGCTCAAGGTGCTCGTCACGGGACAAGTAGACCTTCACAGAGGCGGTCCCTATGCCGAGGCCCCGGTTACACACTGTTACCGTCGTCGGATACGAGACGCCCCTTTGGATGACTCCGGGGGCACTCACGGCCGTCACGGCGAAGTCGTTCTGGCCCCCCACCGCCATGGGCACGGAGAACGCGAGGGCGCGCCACTGCTCGGGTGAGCGCACACCCCACGGCTCCCCCAATTGGGCCACCAACTTGAAGGCCCCCTCCAGAGGCACGTTGGCCGCACCGTACAGCGTCACCTGTGCACAGTCGCCCTGAACGAGCCCCGGCGTCCCGCTATAGTCGGAGAGCACGGAGACGGGGAAGTCATCCTCCGTGCGCAGCGCGAGCGTGAGCCGCGTGCCGGGCTGTGACACCGGGCTTCGGTTGCACACGGTCGCGGTCGCGACGAAGGACTCGTTCAGCCGAACCATCGTGGGCGCTTGAAGGTCGGTGATGACCAGTCCACTGATCTGGGTCACCTGAACGACCTCCCCCACGGCATCGTTGTTGGTCTCCACCAACTCCGTGACGGCGTTGGTGACGTCGCCCCACGCCACAGGCCGCCAGGCTCCTTCGAAAAGGGGCGCCGTCATCACCGTCTCCAACGCGACGCAGGCCCCCGGCGCCAACGGCGCCAACGTCAGCATCGGGCCCCCGATGCCCGGCGAGGCATCCAGGTCCGGCTCCGGCAGGAAGAGCGTCTGAATGAACGCCTGCGGCGTCTGGACACTGCCTCGATTGCAGACCGACACCGCGGCAGGCAACGCCCCTCCAGGCCACGTCACCCGGCCATGGGTCTCGATCTTCGTCACGACCAGGTCGGGCCCCGGACCAATCCCCACTTCGGGGCCCAGGAGCGCGTTGTTCTCCAGATGAGGGTCCTCCCCTTGTGGAACGGAGAGCTCCACGGAGGCCTTCACGAAGACCGTGTCCGGCAGCCCCTGCGCGGGAACAGTCCCCACCACGGGAAGCACCGCGCAGCCTTTTCCAAGCGGGCCAAAGGACCGGGTCCCCACACGGATGCCCACCCGAGGGTCCGGGTCATTCGACAGCGCCACATGGACCGCCACCGCCGGAGCAGAGGTGCTTCCCGTGTTGCAGACGGTGACTTCCGTGGTGAAGAAGTCACCCGGAGCAAGCGCGTGCGTCAGCGGCGCGACCCGAGTGACGGAGAGGTCCGCCAGGGTGCCCAGTAGAACGTCCACGGACCGGTCGTTGTTGTCCAGGTGAGCCTCCGCCTGCGCTCCGACCGGATTCACCGTGGCCACCAGTCGCCAGCTTCGCGCCGCGTTTCCCAGGGAGCCCAACGGCTCCTCCCACTCCGTGCACTGGTGGGAGGCCAGGGCCGGGATGCTCCGCGAGGAGACGGTCAGCACGCCTTCGGCGGAGGGCTCGCTGGCACGGAGCTGGAATCGAACCTGCGTGGCGGCGCCGTCGGCCGTGCCCTGGTTGCACACCGTCGTGCGAACAGGAAGGGTCCCGTTGCTCAACTCCACGGGTGGCGCCCGCAGCGCGGCAACGACGTAGTCGGGAATCGAGCCTACCTCCAAGGTGGTCACGGCACTGAGGTTGTTGCTCTCCACATCCTCGGGACGCTCATTCAGCGCGTCCGCCATGACCGCGACGTACCAGGTGCCCGGCTGATGTATCCACCCATCGAACACGACGCGTTCGCAGCGGCCGGCCCGGAGGAAAAGCCCCGTCACGTAGTTCAGGACGACGTCGTCGGCTTCGATGTGAGCGTCTGGCGACTGGTAGAGCCGCACCGAAGTCACCTCATCCCCCTGGCCCCGGTTGCACACGAGGGCGTACACCTGGAAATGAGCATCCGGAAGGACGACGGCAGGCATCGTCGCTGACTCCACGACGAAATCCGGGAGCGAGTCGAACGTCACGGGGACGCCTTCAGCCGAGTTGTTCTCCTCTGAGACCTCGGCCACTTGCGCTTCAGGGTCGGCCAGTGCCCCGACGAACCATGTCCCCGAGTGCGATGCGTCTTTCCGAGCGGTGATTGAACGTGACTCACATGCCCCGGCGCCCAGCCATCCCGAGGGGACGGAGCCGAGCAGCGCGTCCTCCTTGGCGATGCAAGGGTCCCGGGACGCAAACACCGAGACGTCCGTGCTCCCCGCACGGCTGCCCTGGTTGCAGACCGTGACCGAAACCTCGAAGGGGCCCCGCCAATAGACTCGCGATGGAGCCTCAACTTCGGTAATGGCGAAGTCGGGTAGGTCATCCGCACGCGCCGCGCGCGTTGTATCTCGAACCGCGGGCGGTGGGCGGTTGCAGACCTCGCTCCTGACCGGGAGGCCGCTGGTGGAAACACCCGAAACGCGCGGCGGCGCGACCAGCTCCGTCCGTGGTCCCAACGCATCCGGCGCCAGATGCAACGCAAGCCCTAACAATCCCCATGCAATCCCTGACGGCATCGTTCCCCCTCATGACCAGGGCTGGCCTTGAGTTCAGGCGACAGCAACCCGGCGCATCGGGACATGCTCTAACACACCGGCCTGACCGAAGAGAATGCACGGACGCAACGAAGCCCCACGGGACGCTTGTCTCGGTGCGCTTCCTTGCGAATCACAGCAGCGAGGACTGCGCGGGGACTTCGGGCGCGCTCGCCAGGGGCTGGCACGAGGAACACCAGTATGTGTTCCGCCCACCGATGCGTTGATGGGAGACCGGCGTGGCACAGCGCGGGCACGGCGCCCCCGCGCGGCCGAACACGTTGCGCCGGTGCTTCGCCTGGCCTTGAACGCCGAAGAGGTCTCGCTGGGTGCCTCGCATGCGGAGCCCTTCATCGAGCACCGCTTGGATGGCTCGGTCCAGCCGCACCACCTCGTCGGCCGTGAGGGACGACGCCAGCCGGCGTGGGTCAATCCCCGCCTGCCACAGGCTCTCGTCCGCGTCCCGGTTGCCGAGCCCCGCCACCACCCGCTGATTGAGGAGCACCGTCTTGAGGGGACTTTTCCGCCGCCGCAACTGACGCCCCAGCACCGCTGGAGTGAATCCCTCCCCCAGCGCCTCCGGCCCGAGTTCGTCCAGCTTCAAGCGCGCGGCCAGCTCAGCGGAAGGCGCCAGCGCGATGCGCGCGTAGCCCAGCGAGTCCGTGAACTGCAACTCCTCGCCCCCCTCCAGCTCGAGCACCACCAGTGTCGAAGACGGGCGCTCACTCCCCTTGGGGCGCAACGCCAACTCTCCGAAGAGCATGAAGTGCAGCGCGAGCGTCGTCCCGTCATCGAGCGCGAGCAAGATGAACTTGGCCCTTCGGTTCGCGGCGGTGACCTGCCGCCCCTTCAAGGCCTCGATGAAGTCCGGCGGCGACGGGAAGCGTACGACGGCGGGAACCAGGACCTCCGCCCCCGCGAAGCGGCGGCCCACGGCGGCATGCCGCAAGTCCCGGGTGATGATTTCGACTTCAGGCACCTCTGCCACGCGGACGCCTCCTCCGCACATGCATGGTGCCGGCGCCTCGCGGCGCGCCACGAAGACGCCCACCCGCCATGGGGCCTGGCCGCCCTCCGAACGGAGCGCGCGACGCTCAGCCCCAGGGCCGCCCGCAGGCGGACGCGCCCCTGGGGCTCAGGCGCGGACCTCCACCTCACGAACCTCGCGAGACACCTCCCGCACCTCGACCTTCACATCCAGGAACTGGGCGATGGTTTGGAGCTGTGTCTCGGCATGCCCATCCAACGGCAGCGTGCGGAACACGCCGCCCTTCGCCAGCGCCACGAGGAGCAGCAGTTGGTCACACAGGTGCTCGCCCACCGGCACGTCCGCGTCGAGATAGCGCTTCACCTCTTCAGCGACCTGTCCGGCCACGGCCTCCGCCCGCTTCCCCCGCTCACCGAATCCGGTGAAGACCTCCGTCACGTGCTCGCTCTCCACCTCGGCGACCAGCACGTTGCCGGGCCCCAGCGGACGCTTCAGCTCCTCCGTCCGGAGTTCATCGGGCCGCCACTTCAGCGCCGCCCCCGCCGTGCCCAGCTCGCGCTGCGCCACGTCGAACGGAATCATCGCAATCACGGCCTTCAAATCCCGGCGGACCACGCGCCCCCGCTCCAGCAGGTGCAGTGGCTTCAGCGGCGCGGGTCGCACGTCGACCCGGAACCGCCCGCCCCCGGCCGGGAAGAAACCGGCACGCTCCAGGGTCGCCTCCACGGACGGCCCCATGCGACGGACCAGCGGCAGATACGCACGCTGGAGGAAGTCGAACGGCGGCGCCATGGGGTTGTGCGTTCCCCCCTCCAACATCAGCGTGGAAGGCCCCTCCGCCAGGAGCAGCGCTGGAAGCACCGTCTGGAGCACCAGCGTCGCGCTGCCCGCGGTGCCCACCGCGAAGTGATAGTTCCCCGCGGCCAGGGCGCGCGGACGGAAGGTCAGCTCGCGCGAGCCAAGCTCCGCGCCCGACACCTCCGCGGCCCCCACGGCCTCCGCGGCCTTCACCGACGTCAGGTGCTGGCGCAGCAGGCCCGGCTTCTTCCGGCCCGCGCGGATGTTCTGGATGGTGAAGGACTTGCCCGTCACCAGCGACAGCGCCAACGAGGTGCGCAGCACCTGCCCCCCGCCCTCTCCCAATGAACCATCGATGCGCACCATGACGACCTCCTCCTTGCTGCTCGCGACTCACGCACCACCCGGCACGCACTGACACCCCTGTGAAAATAGCGGCGCCCGCGCCCCCATCCTGGCGGCCTTTCGGCCTCTTGGGGAGCGCGGGCGCCTCGGTGTCTTCATCCCGGCATGGTCACCTCTGGGTTTCTAGCCCTTCACGCACACGACCTGCTTCAGGGTGTGGACCACCTCCACCAGGTCCGCCTGCGCCGCCATCACCGCATCGATGGACTTGTACGCAGCCGGCGTCTCGTCGATGACGTCCACGTCCTTGCGGCACTCCACGCCGGCGGTCGCCTCCACGTGGTCCTCCACCGTGAAGCGCCGCTTCGCCGCCGCACGCGACATCACCCGCCCCGCGCCGTGGCTGCAGGAGTGGAAGCTGTCCGCGTTCCCCTTCCCGCGGACGATGAACGAACGCGCCCCCATGCTTCCGGGGATGATGCCGAGGTCACCCTCGCGCGCTCGCACCGCCCCCTTGCGCGTCACGAAGCAGTTCTTCCCGAAGTGGTGCTCACGGGCGATGTAGTTGTGGTGGCAGTTCACCGCCGCGTCCTTCAGCTCGAACGGAGGCAGCTCACCGCTCACCTGCAGCGCGTCCACCGCCGCTTGCAGCATCAGCGCGCGGTTCGTCGCGGCGAAGTCCTGCGCCCAGCTCACCGCGAAGACGTAGTCCTCGAAGTGCTCCGTCCCTTCCGCCAGGTACGCCAGGTCCCCGTCCGGCAGGTTGATGAACCAGCGGCGCATGTCCTCCTTCGCCAGCTCGATGAAGTAGCTCCCGATGCGGTTCCCCACGCCGCGCGAACCGGAGTGCAACATCAGCCACACGCCATCCGACTCATCGAGGCACAGCTCGATGAAGTGGTTCCCCGTTCCCAGCGTCCCCAGGTGCGACAGCTCCGGCCCACGGCCGATGCGCGGATGCTTCCCGACGATGCGGTCGTACCCCTCCACCAACCGCGCCCACTCCTGCTGGTGCCGCGCGGGCGCCACACGCCACGCCCCCACGTCGTTGCGGCCACCGTTGTCGGAGCGGCCATGCGGCACCGCGCGCTCAATCGCCGAGCGAACTCCCCGCAGCGAGTCCGGGAGCTGGTCCGCTCGCAGCGTCGTGCGGACGGCGATCATCCCGCAGCCGATGTCCACGCCCACCGCCGCCGGAACCACCGCCCCGACCGTGGGGACCACGCTCCCCACCGTCGCGCCGTAGCCGCGGTGCACGTCCGGCATCACCGCGACCCACTGATGGATGAAGGGGAGGCCACGCAGGTTGCGGAGCTGCTTCTTCGCCTCATCCTCGAACGGAACCCCCACCGTCCACGCCTTGATGGGGCGGCCCGCCTCGTCCGACAGCACCTCGTAGTTCCCGTTGATGCGGCTCATCGTCTCCACCTTTCAGTCGTCCGCCGGGCGCTGTGTCCCGGTCACGGAGGAGGCCTAGAGCAGCCGGCGTGCCAACACCGCTTCCGAGGGGAGCCCTCCAAGCGAGCTGGCATTCCCTATCTCCACAGATAAAGTCCTATCTCCATGGCGAAAGCACGCGCACGCAAGACGGTGGTCCTGGGGATGCTCGGGACGACGCTGGACAACGGGCAGGGGCCGCAGCGCTGGACGCGGTGGCGGCCCACGGTGGCGCTGTGCCAGCAGGAGGACCTGTTGGTGCACCGGCTGGAGCTGTTGCATCCGCCAAACGCGACCTCGCTCGCGGCCACACTGGCGGGGGACATCCGCCAGGTGTCACCGGAGACGGAGGTGCGGGGCAGGCCCCTGGACATCCAGAACCCGTGGGACTTGGAGGAGACCTACGGCGCGCTGCTCGACTACGTGCGCGGCTATGCCTTCAACCCCGAGGCGGAGGACTACCTGGTCCACATCACCACGGGCACGCACATCGCGCAGATCTGCATGTTCCTGCTCGTGGAGAGCCGGCTCATCCCCGGCAAGCTGGTCCAGGTGTCCCCCGGCCCCAGGGACCGCGCGGGCGCGGGGACACACACCCTCATCGACCTGGACCTGTCCCAGTACGACACCCTGGCCGCGCGCTTCCGGCAGGAGCAGCGAGAAGGCCTGGCCTTCCTCAAGTCCGGCATCGACACCCGCAACGCGGCGTTCAACCGCCTCATCGAGCGCATCGAACAGGTGGCCGTCCAGTCCCGCGCGCCCCTGCTCATCACGGGCCCCACCGGCG harbors:
- a CDS encoding response regulator is translated as MATALPQPSTYAGPEALAEAGARRHASRVRPRVLLVDSAPGAQAVLAAALAEAGFEVLLVAGAQAALASLAEGGTAPQLVVTEVELLDGDGFSLCGQVRADARTAHLPVLLLARREEEFHRDLAGGVGADDYLAHPVDARDVVALARLKVGRCSGDAAFESDTQRLPLTDVARALLAGVRSGRVVMAEGQGWFAFRHGLVVDAVFNGERGSLAFRRMLCFGAGEYSVMLGPELHKGSFTMDRPYLCETVLQGLERFDALRARGLPLASRLTVDFARLAEMLASLPEDVGEVVRLFDGRRTLRAMLLECQFPEAVAYEASTRLFALGILVPACLLEERERARCGATVPGFFEPAPSVDAVPVDAREPAPAASGGDGASAPFTLVGGSQPPVILDFPKQVPGAPSGAEGLEGAVRSDDAGV
- a CDS encoding sigma-54-dependent transcriptional regulator, giving the protein MSAPHPLLLVDDDAAFRKVYGGLLREAGYEVVEATDRPSARAAFDARDFPLVLLDLMLPPDGSVSAGLEGLAALLSAKPGTKVIVVSGAGDTRHTLEAVRLGAYDFLTKPVDPDVLLVVAQRALARVTLERQVETLRSSLTRAAGSVSLVGQSASFLAATSLAERVAASELPVLVTGENGTGKELLARTVHLKSRRHDGPFVPINCGALPESLLESALFGHVKGSFTGATKDHRGLFAEADGGTLFLDELGDMSPSLQVKVLRALETGDILPVGADRPVQVDVRLISATHQDLGRMLQEGAFREDLYWRVKGVEIRLPPLRERPADLPLLAKHFLNQCAHLCPDGRARLLSDAAAEALLAHAWPGNLRELRHEMQRATVLAGERREIQPEDLSFTGSERLHATRAPGTTTLAQKVEALERREIEEALRRLNGNRTHTAEALGLSRQGLLKKLERFGLT
- a CDS encoding CARDB domain-containing protein; protein product: MPSGIAWGLLGLALHLAPDALGPRTELVAPPRVSGVSTSGLPVRSEVCNRPPPAVRDTTRAARADDLPDFAITEVEAPSRVYWRGPFEVSVTVCNQGSRAGSTDVSVFASRDPCIAKEDALLGSVPSGWLGAGACESRSITARKDASHSGTWFVGALADPEAQVAEVSEENNSAEGVPVTFDSLPDFVVESATMPAVVLPDAHFQVYALVCNRGQGDEVTSVRLYQSPDAHIEADDVVLNYVTGLFLRAGRCERVVFDGWIHQPGTWYVAVMADALNERPEDVESNNLSAVTTLEVGSIPDYVVAALRAPPVELSNGTLPVRTTVCNQGTADGAATQVRFQLRASEPSAEGVLTVSSRSIPALASHQCTEWEEPLGSLGNAARSWRLVATVNPVGAQAEAHLDNNDRSVDVLLGTLADLSVTRVAPLTHALAPGDFFTTEVTVCNTGSTSAPAVAVHVALSNDPDPRVGIRVGTRSFGPLGKGCAVLPVVGTVPAQGLPDTVFVKASVELSVPQGEDPHLENNALLGPEVGIGPGPDLVVTKIETHGRVTWPGGALPAAVSVCNRGSVQTPQAFIQTLFLPEPDLDASPGIGGPMLTLAPLAPGACVALETVMTAPLFEGAWRPVAWGDVTNAVTELVETNNDAVGEVVQVTQISGLVITDLQAPTMVRLNESFVATATVCNRSPVSQPGTRLTLALRTEDDFPVSVLSDYSGTPGLVQGDCAQVTLYGAANVPLEGAFKLVAQLGEPWGVRSPEQWRALAFSVPMAVGGQNDFAVTAVSAPGVIQRGVSYPTTVTVCNRGLGIGTASVKVYLSRDEHLEPSGDVRVGQASVTLGRSQCRTLSVLSLATVSSGDVWYVGAHASVGSNPDLVPANDGRVGSRVIVTP
- the mutM gene encoding DNA-formamidopyrimidine glycosylase, producing the protein MAEVPEVEIITRDLRHAAVGRRFAGAEVLVPAVVRFPSPPDFIEALKGRQVTAANRRAKFILLALDDGTTLALHFMLFGELALRPKGSERPSSTLVVLELEGGEELQFTDSLGYARIALAPSAELAARLKLDELGPEALGEGFTPAVLGRQLRRRKSPLKTVLLNQRVVAGLGNRDADESLWQAGIDPRRLASSLTADEVVRLDRAIQAVLDEGLRMRGTQRDLFGVQGQAKHRRNVFGRAGAPCPRCATPVSHQRIGGRNTYWCSSCQPLASAPEVPAQSSLL
- the rtcA gene encoding RNA 3'-terminal phosphate cyclase, giving the protein MVRIDGSLGEGGGQVLRTSLALSLVTGKSFTIQNIRAGRKKPGLLRQHLTSVKAAEAVGAAEVSGAELGSRELTFRPRALAAGNYHFAVGTAGSATLVLQTVLPALLLAEGPSTLMLEGGTHNPMAPPFDFLQRAYLPLVRRMGPSVEATLERAGFFPAGGGRFRVDVRPAPLKPLHLLERGRVVRRDLKAVIAMIPFDVAQRELGTAGAALKWRPDELRTEELKRPLGPGNVLVAEVESEHVTEVFTGFGERGKRAEAVAGQVAEEVKRYLDADVPVGEHLCDQLLLLVALAKGGVFRTLPLDGHAETQLQTIAQFLDVKVEVREVSREVREVEVRA
- a CDS encoding RtcB family protein; translated protein: MSRINGNYEVLSDEAGRPIKAWTVGVPFEDEAKKQLRNLRGLPFIHQWVAVMPDVHRGYGATVGSVVPTVGAVVPAAVGVDIGCGMIAVRTTLRADQLPDSLRGVRSAIERAVPHGRSDNGGRNDVGAWRVAPARHQQEWARLVEGYDRIVGKHPRIGRGPELSHLGTLGTGNHFIELCLDESDGVWLMLHSGSRGVGNRIGSYFIELAKEDMRRWFINLPDGDLAYLAEGTEHFEDYVFAVSWAQDFAATNRALMLQAAVDALQVSGELPPFELKDAAVNCHHNYIAREHHFGKNCFVTRKGAVRAREGDLGIIPGSMGARSFIVRGKGNADSFHSCSHGAGRVMSRAAAKRRFTVEDHVEATAGVECRKDVDVIDETPAAYKSIDAVMAAQADLVEVVHTLKQVVCVKG